The Chloroflexota bacterium genomic interval GGTTGTATGTCTAACTCACTGAGGGCTGAGCGCATCGCGCTCGCCTGGGTCTTTCTGGCGCTGGTCGTGCTGCCCGCAGCGCTCTTTGGCTACCAGGCATGGCGCACACATCCAGGTGACGTACGCGTGGTCGAGATTACCGCGCGCGCCCCATTTGCGGGCGGTTGGCAACCGGACACCATTCGCGTCAACCGGGGCGAGCGGGTGCGGCTGCAGATTGCCGCAATCGACGCCGTGCACGGCATGGCCATACCGGCGCTCAACATCGCCGTGGATGAGATTCTGCCGGGCCACGTCGCCCAACTCGAATTCGTGGCGAATCAACCGGGACGTTTTGCATTTGCCTGCACCCGCTGGTGCAGCGCGGACCACTGGCGCATGCGCGGCGTCATCGAAGTGGTTGATCCGCTGCAGGCGGCCGCACCACCGGCCTGGACGCCTCCGCGCTATCAGCAGTTGGGCATCGATCTGGATGCGATCCGACCGGCGCTGAATTTGCCGCCAGCCCCGCCCTCGCCCGCGCACGGCGCGACGCTGGCCGCTTCGTTCGCTCTGCCGGCGATTGGCTCGACCGACGCGCCGGCGGATATGTTCGCTCGCTTGCGCGCTGAACCCGCGGCTGCGGCGCTCACGGACGCCCAGGTCTGGGACATCGTGGCCTATGCCTGGGGGCGCACGACCGACGCCTCGCTGCTGGATCTGGGGCGAACACTATATGCGCGTGACTGCGCCGCCTGCCACGGTGAAACGGGCCGGGGCGACGGCCCAGCCGGCCGGAACCTGCCCGGCCTGGCCGCCATGAACAGTGTTCTGCTGCGCGGCCCGCGCAATTTCACCGACCGCGCGCTCATGCTCAGTGCGAGCGACTTACTGCTGGAAGGGAAAGTCATTCGCGGCGGCATGGGGACCGGCATGCCCGAATGGCGTTCGCTGTACAGCGACGATGACGTGAGAGCCGTGGTTGGCTTTGTGCGTCGATTTGGATGGGATACGCCTTAGGAGGCACCATGTCGAATACGATCGATTCGTCCGCAACGCGCTCAACCCGCGCGCGCTACAACCGAATCGCCCCGATCTACGACTTGATGGAAAGCATGACCGAGTCGCGTTTCCGGCCCTGGCGCAAGCAGCTGTGGGCAGCCGTGCCGGCCGGACTCGTGCTGGAGGTCGGGGTGGGCACCGGCAAGAATCTGCCCTTCCACCCGCGAGCGGCCCGCATGTTCGGGATCGACCTGTCCGATCGGATGCTGGATCGCGCCCGCGCCCGCGCACGTCAACTCGGACAATCGATTGAACTACGCGAGATGGATGCGCAGCGCCTCGGCTTCCCCACCTACTCGTTTGACGCCGCGGCTGCGACGTTCGTGTTCTGCTCCGTGCCCGATCCGGTGCAAGGGTTGCGGGAGCTCGGGCGCGTCGTCAAACCGGATGGACACATCCTGCTGCTGGAGCACGTGCGGATCGACGGCAGTGCGATTGGGCGCGTGATGGACCTGCTCAATCCCGTTGTCATTCGACTGTGGGGCGCCAACATCAACCGGAGAACCGTGGAGAATGTGCGAGCCGCCGGATTGCAGATCGACGGCGTTGAATCGCTCGGACCGATGGGCATGGTCAAGCTCATCCATGCCCGGCCCGCAAACTGAAATTCCGGCGACCTGTTGACGCGTCGCCGGCGCAAATACAGAAAATACGTTCCCGCCGTGGTCAGGCCGGCACGTCCCACGCGAAGACGCGCTCGGTCACCCCGGCGATATTCTTGACGACGAGCGAGACTGTCCGCGCGCCAGCGGGCAGCGCGTCGAACCGGATCATGCCGGCCCGGTGATGCCCGCCGCCGCCCGTCCCGTCCCAGGCCACAGGCCTCAGCGCATTGCCACGCTCATCGCGCAATTCGACGAGCGCGAGCATATCGCCAGCCAGGTCCACCGAGTGGGTGTCCATTACAATCTCGAAGATGACCGGCCCGCCGCTTTTCAGTTGCCGCGGAATCACCTGCACCGTGACATTGCCGGCGCTATTCGTTTGTGGCGCAGCCATCGTGGACACGGCGTTGACGCCAGGCTGCGACGCACGCTCCGGCGTTCCCGGCGTAGCGCCACAGGCAGCCAGCAGTAATGCCACTCCGGCCACGCCGACCATCTGCATCGATCGATGATTCATGCTGTACTCGCTCTCCGATCACGCGCACCGCACTATAGCCGGGCGCTGCATGTGTAGCGCCCGGCGGATTGAAGCCAGCTGCCGAATGAGACTACCGCCTAATGCCGGTGAACCGGCTGCTCGCTAGCCGTGACCGGCGTCGTCGCGCCCTTCGGCATAGCGGCGGGCGTCTGGCGGCTCTCGTCCGCGCCATGCTCATGTCCCATCTGGCGCATCATCCAAATCATCGCCAGCGGGCAGATGAGCACCATCGCATACGGCACGAGCGCCGTCAACGAGCCAAACGAGACGCCCAGCAGGCTGACCGCGAGTATGAGCACCAGCGGAACCAGGCAGCAGGCGATCATCAGCAGAAAATGTTTCGCATCGCCCAGCCTCTGTGAGAGCTTCATCGTGACATCCTTTCGGTACGCCGGCGATCCGCCGGCAGCGGTGGATCCCTAAGCCATGGCGCCCACAAGCACGAACGAGCGGCGCAAGACCCGCCACGTGAAGTAAACACCTATCGCGTTGATGAGCAGTCCCACGGCGATTACCGGAAACTTCCATTCGTTGAGCGCCGCAGCGAAACCCGACATTCCGGACGCCCCGAGCAACGCCGCCAACGGAGCCAGATCGGCCACATGGTGCGCACAGCAAGCGATCATGCCGATCGTCGAGCCCATGGTACCGGCGCCCGACAGGGCCGCGTTCCCTGCCGAGGTTGCGGCATGCGCTCCAAGCCGCAAGAGCGTGTGCATGCCCACCTGGACACCGAAACCGAGCGCCACCAGTACAACCCAGCCAAGGTCCTGGCCAAGCTGATCGAACGCGTGGGCCGGTGAATTGGCCACTGACAGGATACCCAGATACAGTCCGAGCATGCCCGCCAGGCCGGCCATGCCGGCCAGTGCTGCCCACAACACACGTCGTTCCACGTCCACGCCGTCCCGGTTCATCGCCGCCCGGCCGAAACGCAACGCGAGCGCACGTGTACCCGGCCAGGCGATTGTCAATAACCCCGCCAGCACCAACCCGGCCGTGACCGGCCAGACCGTGCCGGCCGATGCAAGCGCGGACAGCACAAACAATAATCCGCTGCCGGCCAGCAGTGCCAGTGTTATCAGGGCGCATACGTCCTGCGCATCATACTCGCCCTGAGATAGAGCCGCGAGCGCCCGCCGGTAGATGGGCCATGCAGCCGCGGCGATCACCAATGCGGCGCCACCCGCCAGCCACCATGCGCCAACGAGCGCGCTGGCAATCAACACGATGGCCGCCGCCGCCGCAACAGTGCTGCGGGCCATCGCCGCCAACCGTTCCATGGGGCGCACCCCATCCAGAGCGTGCAACCCCAGTCCGGCGAGCGCTTCCTCCAGTGCCTCACGATCGACCTGCCCGGCGGGCGCGTCCACGCGTATCTGACCCGAGGCCAACTGTGCATCAACGGAGACGACACCCGCCACGCCGCCGAGTACACGCCGGACCGTCCGTGCGGAACTCGCATAGACCAGATCGGGGACGGCCAGGGTGGTTGATTCAAGCGGCACCGCATACCCGGCTTGCCGGACGGCGTCCGCCAACCGCGCCAGCGAGACACTGCCATCGACATACGTGATGATGGCGCGTTCGCTCGCGAAGTTTACCGACGCCCCGACCACGCCGTCGATGTGTGACAGGACGCCTTCAAGGCGCAGCGCGTTCGAAGCGCCTGTCATACCGGCAACCGGCAGGGAAACGGCCACCATATCCATGCCATTATTCTATGCCCAACGCCGCTCGGCCAACAGCGCCAACTCCACTATGTGGAACACGCAAAAATGCCTAGCTTTCGCTAGGCATGGAGTAAGCCAAATGGCGTAGTGGAGTGCGTCTAGCCGGGCGGCGCCGATTCACGCGGATCGGGCGGCAGCGGCAGAAACACTACGACCTTGGTGCCTTCACCGCTTACCGACTTGACATATACATGGCCGCCAAACAACTGGGCGCGCTCGTGCATCCCCATCAAACCGAAGTGTCCGGCGCGTGCGAATACTGCCGGCTCGTCCGGCGCATCGAAGCCCTTGCCGTCGTCCTCAATCGTCGCTTGCACGCCATCCGCGCCAAAGGCCAGCGTTACGCTGGCATGCGCCGCCTGCGCATGCTTGCGCGTATTCTGCAGCGCCTCTTGCACAATGCGGAACAGCACCAGCTCGCGCTCGCCGTCCAGCCGGCGTTCGTCGCCCTCGCAAACGAGCTGAGCGCCGGTGTCGCGCGCCAGCGTCTCCAGCGCGGGAATCAGGCCGAGCATATCCAGATACGTTGGTCGCAGGTCGCGCACGAATCGCCGCACCGAGTCGAGTGCGCCGCCAAGCATGCCGGTCAACTCATCGAGTCGCACGGCGGCGGCGGCCGGGTCCCGGTCCAGCACGCGGCGGGTCATGGTCGCGCGCTGCTGCAGTGCGATGATGGTCTGAATCGTGTCGTCGTGCAGTTCGCGCGCCAGGCGCTTGCGCTCGTCTTCCTGGCTGCGCGTGATCGCGGCGATATAGTTCTGCGTGGCCGCGCGGCCCGCTTCCACCTCGTGCGCCATGGCGTTGAGCGTCTCGCGCAGGTCCTCAATCTCACGTATACCACCTACCGACTGCTCGGCGGCACGGTAATTCCCAAAGGCAATCCGGTTGGCCACCTGGGCCAGCGCCTGCAGTGGGCGCACAACGTTGCGCACGCCAAAGTACAGCCCGCCGAGGGTCACAATCGCCACGCCGGCAAACAACAGCGGCAGCAGCACAGCGAACTGGAACATCGGCGTCACGACGTGGTCCCACGGCTCTTCAATCAGCAGCCCCCACCCGGTGCCGGCCACGGGCGCGTACCCGACGACCTGCTCGGCCGCATTGAGGTCGCGATGAAATGCCATCCCTGCTTCGCCGCGCATCACTTCGCGAATGCCTTCGTGGCCACCCAGGTCCTCACCCACGCGCGCTTCATCCGGGTGCAGGATGGTGTGGCCATGACTATCAACGAGGTACGCCGTGCCCTGGGGAACCACACGGGCAAGCTGGGGCAGGGTCAGCATGCCAATCAGTAACTGGCCATCGACAAGCGGGCGGACGACGAGCACATGCCAGAGGCCATTCTCTCGAAACGGGACGGAGAACGCGCCCGAGGCCGGTACGTACCTGGTTCGGCTGGCCCAGACGCCAACCGACGGTTCGGCGCGAACGATATGCCGCTCGGCGTCCAGCAGGGCAATACCGCCCTCAAAGGCCCGGGTGTCCCATGATCCTGGCTGATCGGGATCCAGACTAGCCAGATGCGCGGCATGGTCGCCGAGCAAGTCAGAGAGCCGATCGGACGCGGTGGCGGCCAACGCGCTGTCACGCTCGGCCACGAGGTCGCGCATCGCCATCTGGTGGCCGTTCACGCCCAGCATCGCGACGGCGACGAGCAGGACCGTGAAGGGCAGGATCGTCCAGAGCAGGATTTGGGTCCGCAGATCGCGCAGCATGTCAGTCCAGTGCGATCCACTTCTCGCGCACGGCGAACAACACAGCTTCGGTGCGCGTCGACACCTGCAGCTTGCTGTATACATTGGCGAGATGCCCCTGCACCGTGCGGTCGCTGATCGACAGCACGCTCGCAATCTGCCGGTTGCTCTTGCCCTGTGCCGCCAGACGCAGGACTTCCATCTCGCGGTCGCTGAGCGACTCAACCGCCTCATCACTCGACGGAGTGCCCGCGGCACGCTGCACG includes:
- a CDS encoding DUF2933 domain-containing protein codes for the protein MKLSQRLGDAKHFLLMIACCLVPLVLILAVSLLGVSFGSLTALVPYAMVLICPLAMIWMMRQMGHEHGADESRQTPAAMPKGATTPVTASEQPVHRH
- a CDS encoding class I SAM-dependent methyltransferase, with amino-acid sequence MSNTIDSSATRSTRARYNRIAPIYDLMESMTESRFRPWRKQLWAAVPAGLVLEVGVGTGKNLPFHPRAARMFGIDLSDRMLDRARARARQLGQSIELREMDAQRLGFPTYSFDAAAATFVFCSVPDPVQGLRELGRVVKPDGHILLLEHVRIDGSAIGRVMDLLNPVVIRLWGANINRRTVENVRAAGLQIDGVESLGPMGMVKLIHARPAN
- a CDS encoding c-type cytochrome, encoding MSNSLRAERIALAWVFLALVVLPAALFGYQAWRTHPGDVRVVEITARAPFAGGWQPDTIRVNRGERVRLQIAAIDAVHGMAIPALNIAVDEILPGHVAQLEFVANQPGRFAFACTRWCSADHWRMRGVIEVVDPLQAAAPPAWTPPRYQQLGIDLDAIRPALNLPPAPPSPAHGATLAASFALPAIGSTDAPADMFARLRAEPAAAALTDAQVWDIVAYAWGRTTDASLLDLGRTLYARDCAACHGETGRGDGPAGRNLPGLAAMNSVLLRGPRNFTDRALMLSASDLLLEGKVIRGGMGTGMPEWRSLYSDDDVRAVVGFVRRFGWDTP
- a CDS encoding HAMP domain-containing protein; this encodes MLRDLRTQILLWTILPFTVLLVAVAMLGVNGHQMAMRDLVAERDSALAATASDRLSDLLGDHAAHLASLDPDQPGSWDTRAFEGGIALLDAERHIVRAEPSVGVWASRTRYVPASGAFSVPFRENGLWHVLVVRPLVDGQLLIGMLTLPQLARVVPQGTAYLVDSHGHTILHPDEARVGEDLGGHEGIREVMRGEAGMAFHRDLNAAEQVVGYAPVAGTGWGLLIEEPWDHVVTPMFQFAVLLPLLFAGVAIVTLGGLYFGVRNVVRPLQALAQVANRIAFGNYRAAEQSVGGIREIEDLRETLNAMAHEVEAGRAATQNYIAAITRSQEDERKRLARELHDDTIQTIIALQQRATMTRRVLDRDPAAAAVRLDELTGMLGGALDSVRRFVRDLRPTYLDMLGLIPALETLARDTGAQLVCEGDERRLDGERELVLFRIVQEALQNTRKHAQAAHASVTLAFGADGVQATIEDDGKGFDAPDEPAVFARAGHFGLMGMHERAQLFGGHVYVKSVSGEGTKVVVFLPLPPDPRESAPPG
- a CDS encoding heavy-metal-associated domain-containing protein, whose amino-acid sequence is MDMVAVSLPVAGMTGASNALRLEGVLSHIDGVVGASVNFASERAIITYVDGSVSLARLADAVRQAGYAVPLESTTLAVPDLVYASSARTVRRVLGGVAGVVSVDAQLASGQIRVDAPAGQVDREALEEALAGLGLHALDGVRPMERLAAMARSTVAAAAAIVLIASALVGAWWLAGGAALVIAAAAWPIYRRALAALSQGEYDAQDVCALITLALLAGSGLLFVLSALASAGTVWPVTAGLVLAGLLTIAWPGTRALALRFGRAAMNRDGVDVERRVLWAALAGMAGLAGMLGLYLGILSVANSPAHAFDQLGQDLGWVVLVALGFGVQVGMHTLLRLGAHAATSAGNAALSGAGTMGSTIGMIACCAHHVADLAPLAALLGASGMSGFAAALNEWKFPVIAVGLLINAIGVYFTWRVLRRSFVLVGAMA